One Theropithecus gelada isolate Dixy chromosome 3, Tgel_1.0, whole genome shotgun sequence genomic window carries:
- the HBP1 gene encoding HMG box-containing protein 1 isoform X2, whose amino-acid sequence MATGLSEHHNMVWEVKTNQMPNAVQKLLLVMDKRASGMNDSLELLQCNENLPSSPGYNSCDEHMELDDLPELQAVQSDPTQSGMYQLSSDVSHQEYTRPSWNQNTSDIPETTYRENEVDWLTELANIATSPQSPLMQCSFYNRSSPVHIIATSKSLHSYARPPPVSSSSKSEPAFPHHHWKEETPVRHERANSESESGIFCMSSLSDDDDLGWCNSWPSTVWHCFLKGTRLCFHKGSNKEWQDVEDFARAEGCDNEEDLQMGIHKGYGSDGLKLLSHEESVSFGESVLKLTFDPGTVEDGLLTVECKLDHPFYVKNKGWSSFYPSLTVVQHGIPCCEVHVGDVCLPPGHPDAINFDDSGVFDTFKSYDFTPMDSSAVYVLSSMARQRRASLSCGGPGGQDFARSGFSKNCGSPGSSQLSSNSLYAKAVKNHSSGTVSATSPNKCKRPMNAFMLFAKKYRVEYTQMYPGKDNRAISVILGDRWKKMKNEERRMYTLEAKALAEEQKRLNPDCWKRKRTNSGSQQH is encoded by the exons tccGAGCACCATAACATGGTGTGGGAAGTGAAGACAAATCAGATGCCTAATGCAGTACAGAAACTCCTGTTGGTGATGGACAAGAGAGCCTCAGGAATGAATGACTCATTGGAGTTGCTGCAGTGTAATGAGAATTTGCCTTCTTCACCTGGATATAACTCTTGTGATGAGCACATGGAGCTTG ATGACCTTCCTGAACTTCAGGCAGTTCAAAGTGATCCTACCCAATCTGGCATGTACCAGTTGAGTTCAGATGTTTCACATCAAGAATACACAAGACCATCTTGGAACCAAAATACCTCAGACATACCAGAAACTACTTACCGTGAAAATGAGGTGGACTGGCTAACAGAATTGGCAAATATCGCGACCAGTCCACAAAGTCCACTGATGCAGTGCTCATTTTACAATAG ATCATCTCCTGTACACATCATAGCCACTAGCAAAAGTTTACATTCCTATGCACGCCCTCCACCAGTGTCCTCTTCTTCGAAGAGTGAGCCAGCCTTCCCTCATCACCATTGGAAGGAGGAAACACCAGTAAGACATGAAAGG gcaAATAGTGAGTCAGAATCTGGCATTTTCTGCATGTCCTCCCTGTCAGATGATGATGATTTGGGATGGTGCAATTCCTGGCCTTCAACTGTCTGGCACTGTTTtttgaaag GCACACGACTGTGCTTTCATAAGGGAAGCAATAAGGAATGGCAGGATGTTGAAGATTTTGCTAGAGCTGAAGGCTGTGATAATGAGGAAGATCTTCAAATGGGCATTCACAAg GGCTATGGTTCTGATGGTCTAAAGTTGTTATCACATGAAGAAAGTGTATCATTTGGCGAGTCTGTACTGAAGTTGACTTTTGATCCTGGTACAGTAGAAGATGGTTTACTTACCGTAGAGTGTAAGCTGGACCACCCtttctatgttaaaaataaag GTTGGTCATCATTTTATCCAAGCTTGACTGTGGTACAGCATGGCATTCCATGTTGTGAAGTTCATGTTGGCGATGTATGTCTACCTCCTGGACACCCCGATGCCATTAATTTTGATGATTCAGGTGTTTTTGATACATTTAAAAG ctaTGACTTCACACCTATGGATTCTTCCGCAGTTTATGTGTTAAGTAGTATGGCTCGCCAGCGTCGTGCATCTTTGTCTTGTGGAGGACCTGGTGGTCAAGACTTTGCAAGATCTGGATTCAGTAAAAACTGTGGCTCACCTGGATCATCACAGCTCTCTTCCAATTCTTTGTATGCTAAAGCTGTTAAAAACCACAGCTCAGGGACTGTGAGTGCCACTTCTCCTAATAAGTGCAAAAGACCAATGAATGCCTTCATGCTTTTTGCCAAAAAATACAGAGTTGAATATACTCAGATGTATCCAGGGAAAGATAACAG agcCATAAGTGTGATCCTTGGTGACAggtggaagaaaatgaagaatgaagagagaagaaTGTACACATTAGAAGCAAAGGCTTTGGCTGAAGAACAGAAACGTTTAAATCCTGACTGTTGGAAGAGGAAAAGAACCAATTCA GGCTCACAACAACATTAA
- the HBP1 gene encoding HMG box-containing protein 1 isoform X3, protein MVWEVKTNQMPNAVQKLLLVMDKRASGMNDSLELLQCNENLPSSPGYNSCDEHMELDDLPELQAVQSDPTQSGMYQLSSDVSHQEYTRPSWNQNTSDIPETTYRENEVDWLTELANIATSPQSPLMQCSFYNRSSPVHIIATSKSLHSYARPPPVSSSSKSEPAFPHHHWKEETPVRHERANSESESGIFCMSSLSDDDDLGWCNSWPSTVWHCFLKGTRLCFHKGSNKEWQDVEDFARAEGCDNEEDLQMGIHKGYGSDGLKLLSHEESVSFGESVLKLTFDPGTVEDGLLTVECKLDHPFYVKNKGWSSFYPSLTVVQHGIPCCEVHVGDVCLPPGHPDAINFDDSGVFDTFKSYDFTPMDSSAVYVLSSMARQRRASLSCGGPGGQDFARSGFSKNCGSPGSSQLSSNSLYAKAVKNHSSGTVSATSPNKCKRPMNAFMLFAKKYRVEYTQMYPGKDNRAISVILGDRWKKMKNEERRMYTLEAKALAEEQKRLNPDCWKRKRTNSGSQQH, encoded by the exons ATGGTGTGGGAAGTGAAGACAAATCAGATGCCTAATGCAGTACAGAAACTCCTGTTGGTGATGGACAAGAGAGCCTCAGGAATGAATGACTCATTGGAGTTGCTGCAGTGTAATGAGAATTTGCCTTCTTCACCTGGATATAACTCTTGTGATGAGCACATGGAGCTTG ATGACCTTCCTGAACTTCAGGCAGTTCAAAGTGATCCTACCCAATCTGGCATGTACCAGTTGAGTTCAGATGTTTCACATCAAGAATACACAAGACCATCTTGGAACCAAAATACCTCAGACATACCAGAAACTACTTACCGTGAAAATGAGGTGGACTGGCTAACAGAATTGGCAAATATCGCGACCAGTCCACAAAGTCCACTGATGCAGTGCTCATTTTACAATAG ATCATCTCCTGTACACATCATAGCCACTAGCAAAAGTTTACATTCCTATGCACGCCCTCCACCAGTGTCCTCTTCTTCGAAGAGTGAGCCAGCCTTCCCTCATCACCATTGGAAGGAGGAAACACCAGTAAGACATGAAAGG gcaAATAGTGAGTCAGAATCTGGCATTTTCTGCATGTCCTCCCTGTCAGATGATGATGATTTGGGATGGTGCAATTCCTGGCCTTCAACTGTCTGGCACTGTTTtttgaaag GCACACGACTGTGCTTTCATAAGGGAAGCAATAAGGAATGGCAGGATGTTGAAGATTTTGCTAGAGCTGAAGGCTGTGATAATGAGGAAGATCTTCAAATGGGCATTCACAAg GGCTATGGTTCTGATGGTCTAAAGTTGTTATCACATGAAGAAAGTGTATCATTTGGCGAGTCTGTACTGAAGTTGACTTTTGATCCTGGTACAGTAGAAGATGGTTTACTTACCGTAGAGTGTAAGCTGGACCACCCtttctatgttaaaaataaag GTTGGTCATCATTTTATCCAAGCTTGACTGTGGTACAGCATGGCATTCCATGTTGTGAAGTTCATGTTGGCGATGTATGTCTACCTCCTGGACACCCCGATGCCATTAATTTTGATGATTCAGGTGTTTTTGATACATTTAAAAG ctaTGACTTCACACCTATGGATTCTTCCGCAGTTTATGTGTTAAGTAGTATGGCTCGCCAGCGTCGTGCATCTTTGTCTTGTGGAGGACCTGGTGGTCAAGACTTTGCAAGATCTGGATTCAGTAAAAACTGTGGCTCACCTGGATCATCACAGCTCTCTTCCAATTCTTTGTATGCTAAAGCTGTTAAAAACCACAGCTCAGGGACTGTGAGTGCCACTTCTCCTAATAAGTGCAAAAGACCAATGAATGCCTTCATGCTTTTTGCCAAAAAATACAGAGTTGAATATACTCAGATGTATCCAGGGAAAGATAACAG agcCATAAGTGTGATCCTTGGTGACAggtggaagaaaatgaagaatgaagagagaagaaTGTACACATTAGAAGCAAAGGCTTTGGCTGAAGAACAGAAACGTTTAAATCCTGACTGTTGGAAGAGGAAAAGAACCAATTCA GGCTCACAACAACATTAA